Below is a genomic region from Fervidobacterium gondwanense DSM 13020.
GAAGAAGAACAAGAAGAAGCATTTGAATGCGTATTTTGTGAATCTTTTGCTGAACTTGGAAGAAAACTTGCAATCTCGGAATATCTCAAAATAGAAAAATGCCCGGAGCTAATTACACCACCAGTAAACGTGTACGAAGTTTTCAAGATGTTCGGTTACGAACTAAAATTCAGCGATAATCCAGACAAATTTGCCTTTGCAATCGACAAAGCGACATACGATCAAAACAAGGCAATGTACTTTACTAAGATGGCAAGTTACGTGTACAAAAAGGCAGGTAAGTACTACGAAACTCCAGCCGACCTCGAGACGATAGCACAAGAAGCTGAGGGACTAAAAAGATGGGGACTGCTCAGGGGAGACGTTGACAATCTTGGAAGAATATTCCAAACACTGCAAGTATCCGATAAAGAAAAAAGAACACCGATATCATTTGTTGCAACACTCTCGTTCGAGCTTGAATCATTCTTCAGCATCGTTCTTGAAAGGATGGTGGTTGAGAAACACCCAAAATGCAATGTCATATACTCAGGCGGCGACGACTTCATGATACTCGGTCCATGGAGCGAATTACCACTACTTGCAAGAGATATAACAAATGAATTTAGAAAATACAGCAAAAATGATGAGTTATCGATATCCATGGCAATAGCAGTGGCACCTTCAAGAAAATTCCCGGTCTACAAACTTGGAACGCTGGCTGGTGAGTATCTGGACGACAAAGCGAAATCATATAAACGCACGTACAATAACAAAGAATTAGAAAAATCAGCCATCTACATGTTCGGGGGGTATGTAGGTTGGGAGGAGTTTGATAAGGTCTACAAACTCAACCAGCAACTTGAAGACATTATTTCACAAGGTGTTACAAGGAATATACTGCACGTGCTGAGCGCTTTTCTTGAAAAACAGCAAGAAGGTGAACAACCAAAGATTTGGCGGCTATATTATTACGTAGGAAGACTCATGGAAAGGCAGGAAAACAGAGAAACAAAAGCTCTGATTCAAAGGTTTTTCAATGAAATACTGGAGGAAGGTAACAGCAGATTATATGATAAATTGGGATTGGTAATTAAGTGGGTTCACGACAAAACGCGTAAAGTTGAAAGTGATGAAAATGGAAAAGCTTCTCAAAACAGAATGACAACGGAGGTGTAAAGTATGCCGGAGAATAGACGCAATCAGTACCCAAATGTTCAACAAAACGTATCATCTTTGGAAGAATTATTTAAAGATGTTGAAAGTGTATTCACTAGTATCGATGTTAACAATATCGACAGTAGTGTCTACAACCAATTAAATTCTTACGCCAATAGAATAGGCAAAGACCTCTCACTGAATTCATCTAGATTACGAAAATTTTATAACCATATCAAAAAGCTGGAAATGGAGATTGGTGATCACAATAGCATAGTAAGAAAGCTTAACAAATTCATTGCGATAATGATGTATGACGTGGGAAGGGAAAATAACGAAGGACTAAGAAATTTTGCTTTGGGTATGAAGAAACTCGTAGATTTGGTAAAATCAAAGAACGCAGATGAAATAAAGAAATTTTACAACATTTTCCTTGATTTCTTTGAATCGCTTGTAGCTTATCATAAGTACTACCATCCGGAAAGATCTTGAACGTTTTAACCAAAAAATCTGCAAGAAAATAAAAACATGAGGGAGGAAATAGTATGGCAGCAAAATCTTTTGAAGGCAAATACATTATCAAAGCCGATATAAGGCTCTTAACCGGGTTGCACATAGGCACCAGCAAAGATGACCTTGAAATAGGCGGACTTGACAACCCAGTAATAAAAGACGCACAAGGTAGACCGTACATTCCTGGCAGCAGCTTAAAAGGAAAACTCAGAACATTGTCCGAATTCTTCCATGGAAAAGTATCGAACAACGGAGAACCACATGGTTGTGGGGACGAAAACTGCGAAGTATGTGGCCTATTCGGTGCAGGCATCAAAGGAAAAGAAGGAAAACCTTTGTATCTTAGAAGACTCATAGTACGCGACGCAATGTTAGACCCAAAATCTGTAGAAGCATTTGAAACATACTTAGAAACAAAATATACAGAAGTCAAGCACGAAAACTCAATCAACAGATTAACATCCGAAGCAAACCCGAGACAACAAGAACGCGTCCCTGCCGGTGCAGTCTTCCAATCAGAATTCTCAGTCAACATATTTGAAAACGACGGAACAAAGTTCATTGAAGAACTGCTTAAAATAATGAGACTTCTTGAAGACGACTACATTGGCGGTAGCGGTTCAAGAGGATATGGAAAAATAAAATTCGAAGACATAGTAATTAAAAAGCGCAGTGTTGATTTCTACAAAGGAACAGCAAATGAGGAGGTTATCATTTCCGGAGCAAAATCAGTAGACGAAGCACTCAAAGCAATTAAATAATGCACTACAAAACGTTTGAAATAAAACCCAAACTGAGGAAGTGATGCATATGACCTACAAAGTAAAATTGAAACTCAAAGGACCTCTCCACATCGGTTATCTAGACGTGGTCTTTGAGGTGTCTGAAGCAACAATACATGCCGATACAATTTTTGGCGGATTAATAAATGGCTACAACTTGCTATTTGGCGAACAAAAAACTAACGATTTAATTGAAAAAATTAAAGAAAGCAATTCAGAGCTCCTAATCTCATCTGCATTCTTTTACGTTGGAAACAAATACTTCTTGCCGAGGCCAAAAGGCGAGACATTTGGCTTAGAAGACAAAATACAACAAGTCAAAAAAATAAAGAAAATCAAATTCGTTGAAGAAACAATCTTAACTGAGTCAAAAAGCGTTGGAGAAGAAAACCTCTCGCTACCGTTCCTACTTGCAGACAAAGCTCAAAAAGAATTAGAAGAATTTTACATCATATTAGAACGTCCAAGAGTCATGGTTGCAAGAAACTACGCAGAATCAAACATATTTTACTTCTCAGAAGTTCACTTCAAAGAAGATAGTGGGCTGTGGTTCTACTTAAAGGTCAGTGATGATATAGAAAAAGAAATATTAGCGGCGTTGAAATTGCTTTCCGATGAAGGGATAGGCGGAGACCGAACGTATGGCTTTGGACAATTTGACTATGACTTAATCCCAATAAGCCTTCCAGAACAAGGAGAGAACTATTTACTTCTCTCGCCATATATTCCAGATTCAGAAGACTACGAAGAAAACTCGAAAGAAATCACAAAATTTGCAAAGGCGTACGAACTGCGGTATAGAACAGGCTACATCCACAATAGCGACAAAAAAGCAAAAAGAGTGACGATGTTCGCAGAAGGAAGCGTATTCACAAAACCAGTAAAAGGAAAAATACTTGATGTAACACCTGACAATTTTGAGTATGACTACAGAGTTTACAGATACGGGAAAGCATTCCTACTCCCGTTTAAAGGGGGTAACGGAAAATGATGAGACTTAAAATCGAACCAATGTCACCTATATTCATCGGTTCCGGAGAAAAAGTAACAAAATTCGAAATGCTCATAAGAGGCGACAGGACGTATATATTAGACTTTGACAAACTGATGAACTACGACAAATTCGTTGAAGAATTCGTCAACAGAGTGGACAGAATACTAAATCCTTCAGAAAAAGACAAAGCGCTTGAAGATATATTTAGAAAGTTAAACATA
It encodes:
- the csm2 gene encoding type III-A CRISPR-associated protein Csm2; this encodes MPENRRNQYPNVQQNVSSLEELFKDVESVFTSIDVNNIDSSVYNQLNSYANRIGKDLSLNSSRLRKFYNHIKKLEMEIGDHNSIVRKLNKFIAIMMYDVGRENNEGLRNFALGMKKLVDLVKSKNADEIKKFYNIFLDFFESLVAYHKYYHPERS
- the csm4 gene encoding type III-A CRISPR-associated RAMP protein Csm4; the protein is MTYKVKLKLKGPLHIGYLDVVFEVSEATIHADTIFGGLINGYNLLFGEQKTNDLIEKIKESNSELLISSAFFYVGNKYFLPRPKGETFGLEDKIQQVKKIKKIKFVEETILTESKSVGEENLSLPFLLADKAQKELEEFYIILERPRVMVARNYAESNIFYFSEVHFKEDSGLWFYLKVSDDIEKEILAALKLLSDEGIGGDRTYGFGQFDYDLIPISLPEQGENYLLLSPYIPDSEDYEENSKEITKFAKAYELRYRTGYIHNSDKKAKRVTMFAEGSVFTKPVKGKILDVTPDNFEYDYRVYRYGKAFLLPFKGGNGK
- the csm3 gene encoding type III-A CRISPR-associated RAMP protein Csm3, with amino-acid sequence MAAKSFEGKYIIKADIRLLTGLHIGTSKDDLEIGGLDNPVIKDAQGRPYIPGSSLKGKLRTLSEFFHGKVSNNGEPHGCGDENCEVCGLFGAGIKGKEGKPLYLRRLIVRDAMLDPKSVEAFETYLETKYTEVKHENSINRLTSEANPRQQERVPAGAVFQSEFSVNIFENDGTKFIEELLKIMRLLEDDYIGGSGSRGYGKIKFEDIVIKKRSVDFYKGTANEEVIISGAKSVDEALKAIK
- the cas10 gene encoding type III-A CRISPR-associated protein Cas10/Csm1 gives rise to the protein MSDGELESRWGKENDHDVLGRIYYLLKEYTSNIPSAFYYSEPDISLFSHSTTTAAIAVALYKQFENELFEKQNDRFVKAAEILNKKESISRKYRENKTSQADPEDEEIFGVIKGDISGIQDFIYKTSWRNGLKKLRARSFFIAYLSEIIARYIIDKEGLYQSNILYCGGGHFYLLVPAKTIDKLEEYQKDIEEKMYKAFGLDLAVLLGGIKINIYDLIEFKVHDKLARILEVKKNKKFENVIDLEMFIPEDFSGPRCPYCGRKMLQVTRKEEEQEEAFECVFCESFAELGRKLAISEYLKIEKCPELITPPVNVYEVFKMFGYELKFSDNPDKFAFAIDKATYDQNKAMYFTKMASYVYKKAGKYYETPADLETIAQEAEGLKRWGLLRGDVDNLGRIFQTLQVSDKEKRTPISFVATLSFELESFFSIVLERMVVEKHPKCNVIYSGGDDFMILGPWSELPLLARDITNEFRKYSKNDELSISMAIAVAPSRKFPVYKLGTLAGEYLDDKAKSYKRTYNNKELEKSAIYMFGGYVGWEEFDKVYKLNQQLEDIISQGVTRNILHVLSAFLEKQQEGEQPKIWRLYYYVGRLMERQENRETKALIQRFFNEILEEGNSRLYDKLGLVIKWVHDKTRKVESDENGKASQNRMTTEV